From the genome of Deinococcus sp. AJ005, one region includes:
- a CDS encoding ATP-binding cassette domain-containing protein — MQSQVVPDQEVLLSARGLSRSVGSRRLWQGVDLEVRTGERLAVSGPSGVGKSLLLRELAGLDALEGGEVWLRGKPQSAWPMPRFRAEVMYLLQRPAPASGTVGAHLAEPFGFKIHAGKSYCPEEASHLLQQLGRPPAFLDQDAARLSGGEAQLVALVRALLLSPTVLLLDEATSALDAETAEGVEAVLRNWLDTGPARALVFVSHDRAQQERFATRIQHLSGVPA, encoded by the coding sequence GTGCAAAGTCAGGTTGTCCCAGATCAGGAGGTCTTGCTCTCGGCGCGTGGCCTGAGCCGCAGCGTCGGCTCCCGGCGTCTGTGGCAGGGCGTTGATCTGGAGGTCAGGACGGGTGAGCGGCTGGCCGTCTCCGGGCCGTCGGGCGTGGGCAAGAGTCTGCTGCTGCGGGAGCTGGCGGGTCTGGACGCGCTGGAAGGTGGAGAGGTCTGGTTGCGCGGCAAACCCCAGTCCGCGTGGCCTATGCCCCGGTTTCGTGCCGAGGTGATGTACCTGCTGCAACGCCCTGCGCCCGCATCTGGCACGGTGGGCGCGCATCTGGCTGAACCATTCGGTTTCAAGATTCACGCTGGCAAAAGCTACTGCCCTGAAGAAGCGTCCCACTTGCTGCAACAACTGGGACGCCCCCCCGCCTTTCTGGATCAGGACGCCGCGCGTCTGTCCGGCGGCGAGGCGCAACTGGTGGCCCTGGTGCGGGCCTTGCTGCTGTCGCCCACGGTCCTGCTGCTGGATGAGGCGACCTCGGCGCTGGACGCGGAAACGGCAGAGGGGGTGGAGGCTGTGTTGAGAAACTGGCTGGACACTGGCCCCGCGCGGGCGCTGGTGTTCGTCAGCCATGACCGCGCGCAGCAGGAACGCTTTGCCACCCGCATTCAGCATTTATCCGGTGTTCCTGCATGA
- a CDS encoding PepSY domain-containing protein → MNNKTRTMLLTMTAAVAALPLAGYALAQSAPKTAPVMTQPLAQTQMKNATQEPMIKGSILLPAEQKGVEMTDAQESAQYLKLAKITLDQARAAALAAVPGTVTSIKLDEEDGYLVYEVEIGTQEVIIDAGNGKVLYQGAVDAGESGAENDNEAGETGTD, encoded by the coding sequence ATGAACAACAAGACCAGGACCATGCTGCTCACCATGACTGCCGCCGTTGCCGCCCTGCCCCTGGCCGGGTACGCCCTGGCCCAGAGCGCACCCAAGACCGCTCCTGTCATGACCCAGCCACTGGCCCAGACCCAGATGAAGAACGCTACCCAGGAACCCATGATCAAGGGCAGCATCCTGCTTCCCGCCGAGCAGAAGGGCGTGGAAATGACGGACGCCCAGGAATCGGCCCAGTACCTCAAGCTGGCGAAGATCACGCTGGACCAGGCCAGGGCCGCCGCGTTGGCCGCCGTTCCCGGCACCGTCACCAGCATCAAGCTGGACGAGGAAGACGGTTACCTGGTTTACGAGGTGGAGATCGGCACCCAGGAAGTGATCATCGACGCGGGCAACGGTAAGGTGCTGTATCAGGGTGCAGTGGACGCGGGCGAGAGCGGGGCAGAAAACGACAACGAGGCGGGTGAAACTGGCACCGACTGA
- a CDS encoding phosphatase PAP2 family protein yields the protein MHLPPALTRLRPVALIRFLLGILLPLILIGVIAEDVLERQRFAFEQPVMLWVHAHATPALTTISLFLHTFGGPLPMGVVFIVIVLALWFTQRHSLAVFALLGLGSSVALAFAMKLIFARARPELWPRLVTENGASFPSGHTTVAAALATFAVLLAWHSRWRWPVLIVSAGYAFLMGYGRIVLGVHYPSDVLAGWLTGLACVLGAYSVLGSSLRLLRLDEKVEVKTHA from the coding sequence ATGCACCTGCCTCCTGCCCTGACCCGCCTGCGCCCAGTGGCCCTGATCCGCTTTCTGCTGGGCATCTTGCTGCCGCTGATCCTGATTGGCGTGATCGCCGAGGACGTGCTGGAGCGTCAGCGCTTCGCCTTCGAGCAGCCCGTGATGCTGTGGGTCCATGCCCACGCCACGCCCGCTCTGACGACCATCAGCCTGTTCCTGCACACTTTTGGCGGGCCGCTGCCAATGGGCGTGGTGTTTATCGTCATCGTGCTGGCCCTGTGGTTCACCCAGCGGCACTCCCTGGCGGTGTTCGCGCTGCTGGGGCTAGGCAGTTCGGTGGCCCTCGCCTTCGCCATGAAGCTCATCTTCGCCCGTGCCCGCCCGGAGTTGTGGCCCCGGCTGGTGACAGAGAACGGCGCGTCGTTTCCCAGCGGTCACACCACCGTGGCGGCGGCGCTGGCCACCTTCGCCGTGCTGCTGGCCTGGCACAGCCGCTGGCGCTGGCCCGTCCTGATCGTGTCGGCGGGCTACGCCTTTCTGATGGGCTATGGGCGCATTGTGCTGGGCGTCCACTATCCCAGCGACGTGCTGGCGGGCTGGCTGACTGGACTGGCCTGCGTGCTGGGCGCGTACAGCGTGCTGGGCAGCTCTCTGCGGCTACTGCGCTTAGACGAAAAGGTGGAGGTGAAAACCCATGCTTAA
- a CDS encoding undecaprenyl-diphosphate phosphatase, with amino-acid sequence MNPEVQAVMLGVVEGMTEFLPISSTGHLIVAEQLIGYRDTGEVFTIVIQLGAILAVVWFYWRELLGQVTRLFQGSRRARGFWLNLVVASIPAAVIGLGFEKAIKAALFSPLTVAITLILGGVVLWFVEAARREPVQHGASDVKAEPDLDSVTLRQAALIGVAQAVAVIPGVSRSGASIVGGLLTGLNRVTATAFSFFMGIPVLGGAGLYSLYKARNALGSIPGGSLALILGTAVAFVTALISVGWLLKYVSTHDFRGFAVYRVIAGALILLLIATGVMR; translated from the coding sequence ATGAATCCAGAAGTGCAGGCCGTGATGCTGGGCGTCGTTGAAGGAATGACCGAATTTCTACCGATTTCGTCCACTGGCCACCTGATCGTGGCCGAGCAGCTCATCGGTTACCGCGACACCGGCGAGGTCTTTACCATCGTCATTCAACTGGGCGCAATCCTGGCCGTGGTGTGGTTTTACTGGCGCGAATTGCTGGGCCAGGTCACCCGGCTGTTTCAGGGCAGCCGCCGGGCCAGGGGGTTCTGGCTCAATCTGGTGGTGGCCTCCATCCCCGCTGCCGTGATTGGCCTGGGCTTCGAGAAGGCGATCAAGGCCGCGCTGTTCTCGCCGCTAACGGTTGCCATCACCCTGATTCTGGGCGGTGTGGTGCTGTGGTTTGTAGAGGCGGCGCGCAGGGAACCCGTCCAGCACGGCGCAAGTGATGTGAAGGCCGAACCCGATCTGGACAGCGTGACCTTGCGTCAGGCCGCACTTATCGGCGTGGCTCAGGCCGTGGCCGTGATTCCCGGTGTGTCTCGCAGCGGCGCAAGTATCGTGGGCGGGTTGCTGACGGGCCTGAACCGCGTGACCGCCACCGCCTTCTCGTTCTTCATGGGCATTCCGGTGCTGGGCGGCGCGGGGCTGTACAGCCTGTACAAAGCCAGAAACGCGCTGGGCAGCATTCCGGGCGGCAGTCTGGCCCTCATTCTGGGCACGGCAGTGGCCTTCGTCACGGCGCTGATCTCGGTGGGCTGGCTCCTGAAGTATGTCTCCACCCACGACTTCCGGGGCTTCGCAGTGTACCGGGTGATCGCGGGCGCACTGATCCTGCTGCTGATCGCCACAGGCGTGATGCGGTAG
- a CDS encoding ATP-binding protein has product MSQTTLLQPTPIQKVLGRLSLRLKLMLGYAIVFALTVLLGGAGVYYAAERALTASLDTTLRETASVAQASIDQHEDEEGKGKALEKADFNSELKPSGDLSIELLASTGNILARAGKLEDTSDSVYPTTPGFSTEDSRRVLTLRVDDLYLRVSRPTDTLLGFLETLAQLLLVGSVFMIAVACGAGYWLAHRALKPVDAVARTAESIAARGDYAERVPQTPGTDEMARLTRTVNLMLDGLAGTIEREKDFARTAAHELRTPLTVLRGRLDLTLERPREAAEYHKALLGMVGRVEALTALTEGLLALARTDAPNELEEVELAGIAAQVAESCEDMARAGGQHIRLNLEPTWVRAEGEGVQRAVRNLLENALKYGSGQEVVLKVSAQEIQVISGGLGPDPAQWPRLLQPFERGAGVQGVSGSGLGLALVSALARRWDARLVPEWGEGTFSVALAFPIADPRPESLLVC; this is encoded by the coding sequence TTGAGCCAGACCACACTCCTTCAGCCCACACCCATTCAGAAGGTGCTGGGCCGTCTGAGCCTGCGCCTCAAGCTGATGCTGGGGTACGCCATCGTGTTTGCCCTGACCGTGCTGCTGGGCGGGGCAGGGGTGTATTACGCCGCCGAGCGGGCGCTGACCGCCTCGCTGGACACCACCCTGCGCGAGACCGCCAGCGTGGCGCAGGCCAGCATTGATCAGCATGAAGACGAGGAGGGGAAAGGCAAAGCATTGGAGAAGGCGGATTTCAACTCCGAGTTGAAACCTTCCGGCGATCTCAGCATTGAACTCCTGGCGTCTACTGGAAACATCCTGGCGCGGGCAGGCAAGCTGGAAGACACCTCCGACAGTGTCTACCCGACCACACCCGGCTTCTCCACCGAGGACAGCCGGCGGGTGCTGACCTTGCGGGTGGATGACCTGTATCTGCGCGTGTCCCGGCCCACCGATACGCTCCTGGGCTTTCTGGAGACGCTGGCCCAGTTGCTGCTAGTGGGCAGCGTGTTCATGATTGCCGTGGCCTGTGGGGCCGGGTACTGGCTGGCCCACCGCGCCCTGAAACCTGTGGACGCTGTGGCCCGCACCGCCGAGAGCATCGCCGCGCGGGGCGATTATGCCGAACGCGTGCCTCAGACCCCCGGCACCGATGAGATGGCCCGGCTGACCCGCACGGTGAATCTGATGCTTGATGGTCTGGCCGGAACCATCGAGCGCGAGAAGGATTTTGCCCGCACGGCGGCCCACGAACTGCGGACACCCCTGACCGTGCTGCGGGGCCGCCTCGATCTGACTCTAGAGCGTCCGCGTGAGGCCGCCGAGTACCACAAGGCGCTGCTGGGCATGGTGGGCCGGGTGGAGGCGCTGACCGCACTGACCGAGGGGCTGCTGGCCCTGGCCCGCACCGACGCGCCCAATGAGCTGGAAGAGGTGGAACTGGCCGGAATTGCCGCCCAGGTGGCCGAGAGCTGCGAGGACATGGCGCGGGCAGGCGGCCAGCACATTCGCCTAAACCTGGAACCAACATGGGTACGGGCTGAGGGCGAGGGTGTGCAACGCGCCGTCCGCAACCTGCTAGAGAACGCCTTAAAATATGGCAGCGGGCAGGAAGTCGTTCTCAAAGTGTCTGCTCAAGAAATTCAAGTCATCAGCGGTGGACTCGGACCTGATCCGGCGCAGTGGCCCCGGCTGCTGCAACCCTTCGAGCGCGGCGCGGGCGTGCAGGGTGTCAGCGGCAGCGGCCTGGGGCTGGCCCTGGTCTCGGCGCTGGCCCGGCGCTGGGACGCCCGACTGGTGCCGGAGTGGGGGGAGGGAACATTCAGCGTGGCACTGGCATTTCCAATCGCTGACCCCCGGCCCGAATCGCTTCTGGTTTGCTAG
- the menC gene encoding o-succinylbenzoate synthase, whose translation MLRIEAAEIMIVRLPLKFRFETSFGVQTARTVPLLVLHGDGVQGVSEGTMEVAPMYREETLAGALDLVRNIFLPRILGKTFANPEELNDALGAFRGNKMARAMVEMAAWDLWARMLNVPLGTLLGGRKTQVEVGVSLGIQADEAATVDAVRRHVEQGYRRIKLKIKPGWDEAPVRATREAFPDIRLTVDANSAYTLADSVRLRALDQYKMTYIEQPLAWDDLVDHATLQSRMQTPLCLDESIASAADARKALAIGAGGVINLKVARVGGLAEARRVHDVAQAFGAPVWCGGMLEGGVGRAHNIHLSTLPNFTLPGDTSSASRYWETDIINEPLEAVDGLMPVPEGPGIGVTLNRDFIESVAELTEEHRP comes from the coding sequence ATGCTGCGAATAGAAGCCGCCGAAATCATGATCGTCCGCCTGCCGCTGAAATTCCGGTTCGAGACCAGTTTCGGCGTGCAGACCGCCCGCACGGTGCCGCTGCTGGTGCTTCACGGTGACGGCGTACAGGGCGTTTCCGAGGGCACGATGGAAGTGGCCCCGATGTACCGCGAGGAAACGCTGGCCGGGGCGCTGGATCTGGTGCGAAACATTTTCCTGCCACGCATCCTGGGCAAGACCTTCGCCAACCCGGAAGAGCTGAACGACGCTCTGGGCGCCTTCCGGGGAAACAAGATGGCCCGCGCGATGGTGGAGATGGCCGCCTGGGACCTGTGGGCCAGAATGCTGAATGTGCCGCTGGGCACGCTGCTGGGCGGGCGCAAAACCCAGGTGGAGGTGGGCGTCAGTCTGGGCATTCAGGCCGACGAAGCCGCCACCGTGGACGCCGTGCGCCGCCATGTCGAGCAGGGCTACCGCCGGATTAAACTGAAGATCAAGCCCGGCTGGGACGAGGCTCCGGTGCGCGCCACCCGCGAGGCCTTCCCCGATATCCGCCTGACGGTGGACGCCAACAGCGCCTACACGCTGGCCGACTCGGTGCGCCTGCGGGCGCTGGACCAGTACAAGATGACCTACATCGAGCAGCCGCTGGCCTGGGACGATCTGGTGGACCATGCCACGTTGCAGAGCCGAATGCAGACCCCGCTGTGCCTGGACGAGAGCATCGCCAGCGCGGCGGATGCCCGCAAAGCCCTGGCGATTGGCGCAGGCGGCGTCATCAACCTCAAGGTGGCCCGCGTGGGAGGTCTGGCCGAAGCCCGCCGCGTGCATGACGTGGCGCAGGCGTTCGGTGCGCCCGTGTGGTGCGGCGGCATGCTGGAGGGCGGTGTGGGTCGGGCGCACAACATCCACCTGTCCACCCTGCCCAATTTCACGCTGCCGGGGGATACCTCCAGCGCCAGCCGCTACTGGGAAACCGACATCATCAACGAACCGTTGGAAGCCGTGGACGGCCTGATGCCTGTGCCGGAAGGTCCCGGAATTGGCGTGACCCTCAACCGCGACTTCATCGAGAGCGTGGCCGAGTTGACGGAGGAACACCGCCCTTGA
- a CDS encoding single-stranded DNA-binding protein, which yields MLHIEFITDLGAQVTVDVESADKLLDVQRQYGRLGWTSGAVPGGGYQFPLDNESDFDWSLIGARKWTNPEGEDMVIHRGLAYRRRELEAVDSRKMKLPAAVKYSRGARGTDPEHVREKADGEFEYVTLAIFRGGKRQDRYATPGGGRAPQQAARPPAPRPQPVAAARPAPVAVVEDETPF from the coding sequence TTGTTACACATAGAATTTATCACCGATCTAGGCGCGCAGGTGACCGTGGATGTGGAGAGTGCCGATAAGCTGCTGGACGTGCAGCGTCAATATGGCCGTCTGGGCTGGACCAGCGGCGCAGTGCCAGGGGGCGGCTATCAGTTTCCGCTGGACAACGAGTCCGATTTCGATTGGTCCTTAATCGGGGCCAGAAAATGGACCAACCCGGAAGGCGAGGACATGGTCATTCATAGGGGACTGGCCTACCGTCGCCGCGAACTGGAAGCTGTGGACAGCCGCAAGATGAAGCTGCCTGCCGCCGTCAAGTACAGCCGGGGCGCACGCGGCACCGATCCCGAGCATGTCCGCGAAAAGGCCGACGGCGAATTCGAGTACGTGACGCTGGCGATCTTCCGGGGGGGAAAACGCCAGGACCGCTACGCCACGCCTGGAGGAGGGCGCGCACCGCAACAGGCCGCCCGTCCACCCGCGCCCCGGCCCCAGCCTGTGGCGGCGGCGCGGCCTGCCCCTGTGGCCGTGGTGGAAGACGAAACGCCGTTCTAA
- a CDS encoding DedA family protein, whose product MFDLPHLIQSVSYLGIFGMIFAESGLLAGFFLPGDSLLITAGILARSGSLNLPGIMLAVFLGAVIGDSVGYAIGRRFGPTVFSRPESRLLKPEYVARTGAFFDKYGTKALIMARFIPVLRTVAPTMAGVGGMSYPRFVSYNVLGGLLWALSVPLLGYLLGGLIPNLDRYILLVIGVVIVLSFIPVAVELRRARMVRE is encoded by the coding sequence ATGTTTGATCTTCCGCACCTGATCCAGAGCGTGTCTTACCTGGGCATCTTTGGCATGATCTTCGCTGAATCCGGCTTGCTGGCCGGGTTTTTTCTGCCTGGTGACAGCCTGCTGATCACGGCAGGGATTCTCGCCAGATCGGGCAGCCTCAACCTGCCGGGAATTATGCTGGCTGTTTTTCTGGGCGCAGTGATCGGAGATAGCGTGGGCTACGCGATTGGCAGACGTTTTGGCCCCACCGTGTTCAGCCGCCCGGAAAGCCGCCTGCTGAAGCCCGAATACGTGGCGCGCACAGGCGCTTTCTTTGACAAATACGGTACTAAAGCCCTGATCATGGCCCGCTTCATTCCGGTGCTGCGTACGGTGGCCCCCACGATGGCCGGCGTGGGCGGCATGTCCTACCCGCGATTCGTGTCTTACAACGTGCTGGGCGGATTGCTGTGGGCGCTGAGCGTGCCGCTGCTGGGCTACTTGCTGGGCGGGCTGATTCCCAACCTGGACCGTTACATCCTGCTGGTGATCGGCGTGGTGATCGTACTGAGCTTTATTCCGGTGGCCGTGGAACTGCGCCGGGCGCGTATGGTGAGAGAATGA
- a CDS encoding S9 family peptidase, producing MTACLLLGCDQKWSGADWTLTPDGRHLLILPDAAGDSQLIVPPACWKRACPLVIVSHGRGGQASDGSSHEPFNAMLSALDVQGYALLLSSDGGGDTWGSPAALNTLRRAYRAALPRFQHDGLVYTLGISMGGLPATLTAYRRTLGLSVGAVAVVGGWVNLRNAVRTSRSRTRAVAAAYGQASTRGHDPVNDFSGFVGNRTPLLVVSSPQDRMVAGEKNGLLLAALARKAGAQTEIIAVTGPHLNRQYVNADIGRQIGAFFGAHR from the coding sequence TTGACCGCCTGCCTTCTGCTGGGCTGCGATCAGAAATGGAGCGGGGCTGACTGGACGCTGACTCCTGATGGACGGCATTTGCTGATCCTGCCCGATGCTGCTGGAGACTCGCAATTGATCGTGCCGCCCGCGTGCTGGAAACGCGCCTGCCCCCTGGTGATCGTTTCGCACGGACGGGGCGGACAGGCCAGCGACGGCAGCTCCCACGAGCCTTTCAACGCCATGCTCAGCGCCCTCGACGTTCAGGGCTACGCCCTGCTCCTGAGCAGTGACGGCGGGGGTGACACCTGGGGCAGCCCGGCGGCACTCAATACGCTTAGGCGGGCCTACCGCGCCGCCCTGCCCCGCTTCCAGCACGATGGACTGGTCTATACCCTGGGTATCTCGATGGGTGGCCTGCCCGCAACGCTCACAGCCTACCGGCGCACGTTGGGGCTTTCCGTCGGTGCCGTGGCTGTGGTGGGAGGCTGGGTCAACCTGCGTAATGCAGTGCGGACGTCAAGGAGCCGAACCAGAGCCGTCGCGGCGGCTTACGGTCAGGCGTCCACGCGGGGGCATGATCCAGTCAATGATTTCAGCGGCTTCGTGGGCAATCGAACGCCGTTGCTGGTGGTCAGCAGCCCGCAGGACAGGATGGTGGCCGGTGAAAAGAACGGTCTGCTGCTGGCAGCGCTGGCCCGCAAGGCAGGCGCGCAGACCGAAATCATCGCGGTAACCGGGCCGCACCTGAACCGCCAGTATGTGAACGCAGATATCGGGCGGCAGATCGGCGCATTTTTTGGGGCACACCGCTGA
- the fetB gene encoding iron export ABC transporter permease subunit FetB: protein MSVPISLFQVVLAAALMGLSVLLSWRLRLGLGRDILIAGTRMTVQLLLVGLILGWVFALRSPWPILGIGLVMTVLAAQAAVGRTKGRYPGIFLDAFAAIFGSSFILTGLALSGILQIRPWFEAQYAVPILGMVLGNTLTSVSLAQDRFTSDLEANRSAVEERLALGATRWEAAHDTVQTAVRTGMVPTLNSMAVMGLVSLPGMMTGQILAGASPGVAVRYQIVIMFVIAASSALGSLGAVLLAYRALLDPRDRLRGERLGGSGPR, encoded by the coding sequence ATGAGCGTTCCCATCTCCCTGTTTCAAGTCGTGCTGGCGGCAGCGCTGATGGGCCTGAGCGTGCTGCTGTCCTGGCGGCTGCGCCTCGGCTTGGGCCGCGACATCCTGATCGCTGGAACACGGATGACCGTGCAACTGCTGCTGGTGGGCCTGATCCTGGGCTGGGTGTTTGCGCTGCGTTCTCCCTGGCCGATCCTGGGCATCGGGCTGGTCATGACCGTGCTGGCCGCGCAGGCCGCCGTGGGCCGCACGAAGGGGCGTTATCCGGGCATCTTCCTGGACGCCTTCGCCGCCATCTTCGGCAGCTCCTTTATCCTGACCGGGCTGGCCCTGAGCGGCATCCTCCAGATCAGGCCGTGGTTTGAGGCACAGTACGCGGTGCCGATCCTGGGCATGGTCCTGGGTAACACCCTGACCAGTGTGTCGCTGGCACAGGACCGTTTCACCTCTGATCTGGAGGCCAACCGCAGCGCCGTGGAGGAACGGCTGGCGCTGGGGGCAACCCGCTGGGAGGCCGCGCACGACACGGTGCAGACCGCCGTGCGGACGGGCATGGTGCCGACGCTGAACAGCATGGCGGTGATGGGGCTGGTCAGCCTGCCTGGGATGATGACCGGGCAGATCCTGGCGGGGGCGTCGCCGGGCGTGGCGGTGCGCTACCAGATCGTGATTATGTTCGTGATCGCGGCCAGTTCGGCGCTGGGCAGCCTGGGCGCGGTGTTGCTGGCCTACCGCGCATTGCTGGACCCGCGTGACCGCTTGCGGGGGGAGCGACTGGGTGGGTCCGGGCCACGCTGA
- a CDS encoding acyl-CoA acyltransferase, protein MRGLEGVQVDAWGYPDREVLPSSMFRISSVCGGVVLGAYAADAPEGGPQLPFGLAYGFPALVGGQLWHHSHLLAVHPDWRGSGLAVALKYAQRERVLAQGIQRMTWTFDPLIARNARLNLGKLGARAVSYHPDWYAMGDDPATAFPADRLMIEWDLSQPRAAHPPPAPDGEVVLAAVPEGEEPDAPRLNLNDPQVLAEVPRKAELMNEALRLGWRLALREVLGEYMGRGYVVTDVAADGERVYYVLTRDPQTA, encoded by the coding sequence ATGCGCGGCCTGGAGGGTGTGCAGGTGGACGCCTGGGGCTACCCGGACCGCGAGGTGCTGCCCAGCAGCATGTTCCGCATCAGTTCGGTGTGCGGTGGCGTGGTGCTGGGCGCGTATGCGGCAGACGCACCTGAAGGCGGTCCGCAGCTTCCCTTTGGGCTGGCCTACGGCTTTCCGGCGCTGGTGGGTGGACAACTGTGGCACCACTCGCACCTGCTGGCGGTCCACCCGGACTGGCGCGGCAGTGGGCTGGCGGTGGCTCTTAAGTATGCGCAACGGGAGCGGGTGCTGGCGCAGGGCATACAGCGCATGACCTGGACCTTTGATCCGCTGATCGCCCGCAATGCCCGCCTGAATCTGGGCAAGCTGGGCGCCCGGGCCGTGTCTTACCATCCCGACTGGTACGCGATGGGCGACGATCCGGCCACCGCCTTTCCCGCAGACCGATTGATGATCGAATGGGACCTATCTCAGCCCCGCGCCGCCCACCCGCCCCCCGCCCCAGACGGCGAGGTGGTGCTGGCCGCCGTGCCGGAGGGCGAGGAACCGGACGCGCCGAGGTTGAATCTGAATGACCCGCAAGTGCTGGCCGAGGTTCCCCGCAAGGCGGAGCTGATGAACGAGGCGCTGCGTCTGGGCTGGCGGCTGGCGTTGCGCGAGGTGCTGGGCGAGTACATGGGGCGCGGCTACGTGGTTACGGATGTGGCCGCCGATGGCGAGCGGGTGTATTACGTGCTGACGAGAGACCCTCAAACCGCCTGA
- a CDS encoding S8 family serine peptidase, protein MNRLGAWVMGLTLLAGAGVWSVNRTESDWVLRRIDEPAELRFTVAHPVTVAVVDTGILPQAALDGRRQSGYDFAAGSAHTPHLINPHGTAVAGVVHSVNPGAKILDVRLSDTAGQTTLRKAIDALRWAAGLEVAGVQSNPFPARVINASFTLKSVPHTGCAPTMQSAVNEILAHGTVIVVAAGNTNAPAWQNTPGGCRGVITVAATDDQDHRAPYSDWGAAVALSAPGGTVAEGVDVWWGKHLSERRGSSYAAPLVAGAASLLLAQHPELNPAEVRGILQRSARPFAQGGCDPQHRAGCGAGVLDVAAALRSTELPPVLAGTY, encoded by the coding sequence ATGAACAGACTGGGCGCGTGGGTGATGGGGTTGACGCTGCTGGCCGGAGCTGGAGTCTGGAGCGTGAATCGCACCGAGTCGGATTGGGTACTGCGCCGAATTGACGAACCTGCCGAACTGCGTTTCACGGTTGCCCATCCTGTGACCGTGGCTGTCGTGGATACGGGCATCTTGCCCCAGGCTGCGCTGGATGGTCGCCGCCAGAGCGGCTACGATTTCGCCGCCGGGTCTGCCCACACCCCCCACCTGATCAATCCCCACGGAACAGCGGTGGCGGGCGTGGTCCACAGCGTTAATCCGGGGGCAAAGATTCTGGACGTGCGGCTCAGCGACACGGCGGGACAGACCACGCTGAGAAAGGCCATCGACGCCCTGCGCTGGGCGGCGGGACTAGAGGTTGCTGGCGTGCAGTCCAATCCCTTTCCGGCGCGGGTCATCAACGCCTCTTTCACCCTCAAGTCCGTGCCGCACACCGGCTGCGCTCCCACTATGCAAAGCGCAGTGAATGAGATTCTGGCGCACGGCACCGTCATCGTCGTGGCAGCGGGCAATACCAATGCCCCGGCGTGGCAGAACACGCCTGGGGGCTGCCGGGGCGTGATTACTGTGGCCGCGACGGATGACCAGGACCACCGCGCGCCGTATTCCGACTGGGGCGCTGCCGTGGCCCTGTCGGCTCCGGGCGGTACGGTGGCCGAGGGGGTGGACGTGTGGTGGGGCAAGCACCTCTCCGAGCGGCGTGGAAGCAGCTACGCCGCGCCGCTGGTGGCCGGGGCCGCCAGTTTGCTGCTGGCCCAGCATCCTGAGTTGAACCCAGCAGAGGTCAGAGGAATCCTTCAGCGCAGCGCCCGGCCCTTCGCGCAGGGAGGCTGTGACCCGCAGCACCGGGCCGGGTGCGGTGCGGGAGTCTTAGACGTGGCCGCCGCGTTGCGTTCCACTGAATTGCCACCCGTACTGGCAGGCACATACTGA
- a CDS encoding alkaline phosphatase family protein: protein MRSQLAGLMAVVLMSSATAAPAPFSHVFVIVMENTGYKEAIGNPNLPTLNALAQKYSLATNYTGVAHPSLPNYVALLFGSTFGSHNDDPRQSFKSDNLALQLESAGLSWKGYFQGLPSVGWDGGAAGHYGKKHNPFMLSADIAANPKLRQNVVKLDALSADLNSGKAPNFALIVPDVCHDMHGALNCPRGPALQRTGNAFIKTWTEKIMASSAWTGRSAIVITFDESEGGDKTGGGGKLATVVITKNGPRNVTSAQPYNHYSLLRTLEDGWGLPALREAGQARPMTDLFGP from the coding sequence ATGAGGTCCCAACTGGCCGGACTGATGGCGGTGGTGTTGATGTCCTCCGCAACGGCGGCCCCCGCACCCTTCTCGCACGTTTTCGTGATCGTCATGGAGAACACCGGATACAAGGAAGCTATCGGCAATCCTAATCTGCCGACGCTCAACGCTCTGGCACAAAAGTATTCGCTGGCGACGAATTACACAGGCGTGGCGCATCCCAGCCTGCCCAATTACGTGGCGCTGCTGTTCGGTTCCACCTTCGGTAGCCACAACGACGATCCGCGCCAGAGCTTTAAGAGTGACAATCTGGCCCTGCAACTGGAAAGCGCCGGGCTGAGCTGGAAAGGCTACTTTCAGGGCCTGCCCAGCGTGGGCTGGGATGGCGGCGCGGCGGGCCATTACGGCAAGAAACACAACCCCTTCATGCTGTCCGCCGACATCGCCGCAAATCCTAAGCTCCGCCAGAATGTCGTGAAACTGGACGCCCTGAGCGCCGATCTGAACTCCGGCAAAGCGCCGAACTTCGCCCTGATCGTGCCGGACGTGTGCCACGACATGCACGGCGCACTGAACTGTCCGCGCGGGCCAGCCCTGCAACGCACAGGCAACGCTTTCATCAAGACCTGGACGGAGAAGATCATGGCATCCAGCGCCTGGACGGGCCGCTCAGCCATCGTCATTACCTTTGATGAATCGGAGGGCGGCGACAAAACCGGAGGTGGCGGCAAACTCGCCACGGTGGTCATCACCAAGAACGGACCGCGCAATGTCACCTCGGCGCAGCCCTACAACCACTACTCGCTGCTGCGGACGCTGGAGGACGGCTGGGGACTGCCTGCGTTGCGCGAGGCGGGGCAGGCTAGGCCAATGACGGATTTGTTCGGGCCATAG